One stretch of Chloroflexota bacterium DNA includes these proteins:
- a CDS encoding J domain-containing protein: MASSADVLYQDLDYYAVLDVDPDATADQLRVAFRRAVLRHHPDRSGAPPGLATRRTSLLNRAWSELRDPARRRQYDGALSRGVAGTLAWPVALGEPVPARSRRVRRPARSAGEPAEPSPWHQPAWRSVAGFRVPAAVFLADPDAQRRWIVEHFIDGQDWRDHRERYWLRFARTYYRERGRLEDWAGTAERLVEVDPAFDTLARAGLREAYVATDRHLAGATFLAELGGRWPDGTAPRIWLVREQHALLVDFRERHVRRGPPAERAANADLLLDYLDGLAMEPTFADLRAAHLAHRRAGNSERAVAILERLLAASVIDGDGWYARVQLLTEAGQLEQASALLAEIARGEHPDALDSRLVRGQPSQRMSRARDRLVRAQRRASS, translated from the coding sequence ATGGCCTCCTCGGCGGACGTCCTCTACCAGGACCTGGATTACTACGCTGTGCTCGACGTGGACCCCGACGCCACCGCCGATCAGTTGCGGGTTGCATTCCGTCGGGCCGTCCTCCGTCACCACCCCGACCGCAGCGGCGCGCCCCCCGGATTGGCCACGCGCCGGACCTCGCTCCTCAACCGGGCCTGGTCCGAGCTGCGTGACCCGGCCCGCCGCCGGCAGTACGACGGCGCGCTGTCCCGCGGCGTGGCGGGCACTCTCGCCTGGCCGGTGGCGCTCGGGGAACCGGTGCCCGCGCGATCGCGGCGCGTGCGCCGCCCGGCGCGGAGTGCTGGCGAGCCCGCTGAGCCCAGTCCGTGGCACCAGCCGGCCTGGCGATCGGTGGCTGGATTTCGGGTGCCGGCGGCGGTCTTCCTCGCCGATCCCGACGCACAGCGCCGCTGGATCGTGGAGCATTTCATCGACGGCCAGGACTGGCGCGATCACCGCGAACGGTACTGGCTGCGGTTCGCCCGCACGTACTACCGAGAGCGAGGTCGCCTCGAGGACTGGGCCGGCACTGCGGAGCGCTTGGTGGAGGTGGACCCCGCGTTCGACACGCTGGCCCGCGCCGGGCTGCGCGAAGCGTACGTGGCGACCGACCGGCATCTGGCCGGCGCCACATTTCTCGCCGAGCTCGGTGGCAGGTGGCCCGATGGGACCGCCCCGCGCATCTGGCTCGTTCGAGAGCAGCACGCCCTGCTGGTCGATTTCCGGGAGCGTCACGTGCGTCGAGGGCCGCCCGCTGAGCGGGCCGCGAACGCGGATCTCTTGCTCGATTACCTCGATGGCCTCGCCATGGAGCCGACCTTTGCCGACCTGCGCGCGGCCCACCTCGCCCATCGTCGGGCCGGGAACAGCGAGCGAGCGGTGGCCATCCTCGAGCGCCTCCTGGCGGCGTCGGTCATCGACGGCGACGGGTGGTACGCGCGAGTCCAGCTCCTGACCGAGGCCGGCCAGCTGGAGCAGGCGTCCGCGCTGCTGGCCGAGATCGCCCGGGGCGAACACCCCGACGCCCTCGATTCCCGCCTCGTCCGCGGTCAGCCGTCGCAACGGATGTCGCGAGCCCGGGATCGGCTGGTCCGCGCGCAGCGCCGCGCTTCGAGCTAG
- a CDS encoding pitrilysin family protein, producing MTPPNALRPAPGPPRPYHFPDFTHRPLGQGLTLWVVPLPDRELVSVQLLVDGGAAAESEPEGGIAALTAETLVTGTRRLDGHAFAEATERLGIEIFADSSWDVARSGFSALADRYPAGLELLAEMVREPRFDEGEFDRLREERLADILQSRSEPGRLADEWFLRAVYADDSPYARLSAGTPETVEPLTVEQARAHHARHWRPDRAHLVVAGPVRVDDVVRAAEATLGDWDGTSPGHRTIPVADRGGRRIVVVDRPGSVQSELRVGHVGIERSHPDYFPALVMAALLGGTFSSRLNQRLREELGYTYGARAAFDMRRAAGPFSARAAVQTEVTADAVRETLALVEGMRAAPPDEAELREVIDFLIGVFPLRFETTGGAAAGIEPIAVYGLDHDWWATYRDRIEAVGPVQVHDAAVDLLRPADALIVLAGDAARVRPDLEAADLGPIEVVRPADD from the coding sequence GGTCGTGCCGCTCCCCGACCGTGAGCTGGTGAGCGTCCAGCTCCTGGTGGACGGCGGGGCCGCCGCCGAATCCGAGCCGGAGGGCGGGATCGCGGCCTTGACCGCCGAGACCCTGGTCACCGGCACCCGGCGACTGGACGGCCATGCCTTCGCCGAGGCCACCGAACGGCTGGGGATCGAGATCTTCGCCGACTCGTCGTGGGACGTCGCGCGCTCCGGATTCAGCGCCCTGGCCGACCGCTATCCGGCTGGTCTCGAGCTGCTGGCCGAGATGGTTCGAGAGCCGCGCTTCGACGAGGGCGAATTCGACCGCCTGCGTGAGGAGAGACTGGCCGACATCCTCCAATCTCGCTCCGAGCCCGGACGTCTGGCGGACGAATGGTTCCTCCGGGCCGTCTACGCCGATGACTCTCCGTACGCGCGCCTGTCGGCGGGCACGCCGGAGACGGTCGAACCCCTGACCGTGGAGCAGGCCCGTGCCCATCACGCGAGGCACTGGCGACCGGACCGTGCCCATCTCGTGGTCGCCGGCCCGGTCCGCGTCGACGACGTCGTACGCGCGGCGGAAGCCACGCTCGGCGACTGGGACGGGACGAGCCCAGGCCACCGCACGATTCCGGTGGCCGACCGGGGAGGCCGGCGGATCGTGGTCGTGGACCGGCCGGGGTCGGTCCAGAGCGAGCTGCGGGTCGGCCATGTCGGCATCGAGCGGAGCCATCCGGATTACTTCCCGGCCCTCGTCATGGCCGCCCTCCTGGGCGGTACGTTCAGCAGCCGCCTGAACCAGCGGCTGCGCGAGGAGCTCGGGTACACCTACGGCGCCCGCGCGGCATTCGACATGCGGCGGGCGGCCGGACCATTCAGCGCGCGCGCCGCGGTACAGACCGAGGTCACCGCGGACGCCGTGCGCGAGACACTGGCGCTGGTGGAGGGGATGCGGGCGGCCCCGCCCGACGAGGCGGAGCTGCGCGAGGTAATCGACTTCCTGATCGGTGTATTCCCCCTCCGCTTCGAGACGACCGGAGGCGCGGCGGCCGGGATCGAGCCGATTGCGGTGTACGGGCTGGACCACGACTGGTGGGCCACCTACCGTGACCGGATCGAGGCTGTGGGCCCGGTCCAGGTTCACGATGCGGCGGTCGACCTGCTTCGACCGGCCGATGCGCTCATCGTGCTGGCCGGGGATGCGGCGCGCGTGCGACCCGATCTCGAGGCGGCTGACCTGGGACCGATCGAGGTGGTTCGGCCCGCGGACGACTAG